From Astyanax mexicanus isolate ESR-SI-001 chromosome 11, AstMex3_surface, whole genome shotgun sequence, the proteins below share one genomic window:
- the tmem37 gene encoding voltage-dependent calcium channel gamma-like subunit: MTAIKMKAIAPAAQEQSRPLFLELLCRSLIILCVVLSVVLSSVAVCDGHWLLSDQRMFGLWYSCVVEDSGAAPNCSRNVGEGLDPGLSVCRSLVSLAVVSAIFGLELLVISQVSEGRASSKRWRFGSWLILLAACLSAGGILIFLVLFWKHVTPLGFTLTFCCQFTAAFLFFLNGLAARHIQNMADLLPSSGDLGKL, from the exons ATGACCGCGATTAAAATGAAG GCCATTGCTCCTGCTGCCCAAGAGCAGTCCCGACCTCTCTTCTTGGAGCTGCTGTGTCGTAGTCTGATCATCCTGTGTGTGGTTCTCTCAGTGGTTCTGTCTTCCGTTGCAGTGTGTGATGGACACTGGTTGTTGTCTGACCAACGAATGTTTGGCCTCTGGTACTCCTGTGTGGTGGAGGACTCTGGTGCAGCACCTAACTGCAGCAGAAACGTCGGGGAAGGTCTGGACCCAGGCCTGAGTGTGTGTCGTTCTCTTGTCTCCTTGGCAGTGGTGAGTGCCATCTTTGGCCTGGAGCTGCTGGTGATATCCCAGGTGAGCGAGGGCCGGGCCTCGAGCAAGCGCTGGCGATTTGGATCATGGCTGATACTGTTGGCTGCATGCTTGTCTGCTGGAGGGATCTTGATCTTTCTGGTCCTGTTCTGGAAGCATGTTACACCTCTGGGCTTCACTCTCACCTTCTGCTGCCAGTTCACTGCAGCCTTCCTGTTCTTTCTCAACGGCCTGGCAGCACGGCACATCCAGAATATGGCGGATTTGCTTCCCTCCAGTGGTGATCTGGGGAAATTGTAG
- the dbi gene encoding acyl-CoA-binding protein, with protein MSEEAFQKAAEEVKQLKAKPTDAEMLEIYSLFKQATVGDVNTARPGMLDFTGKAKWDAWDAKKGMSQEDARKAYISKVEELKGLYGI; from the exons ATGTCTGAG gaaGCTTTTCAGAAGGCAGCGGAAGAGGTGAAGCAGCTGAAGGCAAAGCCAACTGACGCTGAGATGCTTGAGATTTACAGTTTGTTCAAACAGGCCACCGTAGGCGACGTCAACACTG CTCGCCCTGGCATGCTGGACTTCACTGGAAAAGCCAAGTGGGACGCCTGGGATGCAAAGAAAG GCATGAGCCAGGAGGATGCAAGAAAGGCCTACATCAGTAAGGTGGAGGAGCTAAAAGGACTTTATGGAATCTAA